The Magnolia sinica isolate HGM2019 chromosome 10, MsV1, whole genome shotgun sequence genome includes a window with the following:
- the LOC131217484 gene encoding paired amphipathic helix protein Sin3-like 4 — translation MQSFRNDGDGYLVSQPHRAAGAGNPRGLLGSARKLTTKDALAYLEEVKEIFQDRTEKYNELLQLMKDFKGQRINTTGVVMGVKELFKGHPNLILGFNTFLPEGYQITLDDEPPLKKNAISFVDKVKTRFQNDDQVYKSFLQILNMYRTECISIDDVYQEVALLFREHQDLIEEFARFRPDAAEAVPMQHALVGRKSSGNLIPLEERSLAMPIVRQIHGEEKDGDVNCHADRDLSADCPNLDSKAVVKAEKEQRKRERDGKELEHHSNREADNMQCFPRRQILARKESPGNKGHLAGQVKVEDGDKDREHERDDRHKNRKREKERDKGSEQFDKNGAQDSAHPNGHLVPNEENYMDKPIWELDLSNCQSCTPSYRLLPKNYPMPATSHRTKLAASVLNDTWVSVPSESEDCSFKDMPKNPFEESLSRCEDDRFELDMLLESVNVTTKHVEELLEKINDNTIKPDSQIRIEVLFTAQNLRCMERLYGDHGLDVLNVLPKNMSAALPVILARLKQKQEELLKCRSDYNKFWAEIYAKNYHKSLDHCTSS, via the exons ATGCAAAGCTTTCGAAACGATGGTGATGGTTACCTGGTCTCTCAGCCCCATCGTGCCGCCGGCGCCGGCAATcc GCGTGGGCTACTTGGCAGTGCCCGGAAGTTAACAACGAAGGATGCGCTAGCCTATCTCGAGGAAGTGAAGGAAATATTTCAGGATAGAACGGAGAAATACAATGAGCTCCTCCAACTCATGAAAGATTTCAAAGGCCAAAG GATCAACACCACTGGTGTTGTAATGGGGGTGAAAGAGTTATTCAAAGGGCACCCAAATCTCATCTTGGGTTTCAATACCTTCTTGCCTGAAGGATACCAGATCACCCTCGATGATGAGCCTCCATTGAAGAAGAACGCAATCAGTTTTGTTGACAAAGTAAAG ACTCGGTTTCAAAATGATGATCAAGTTTACAAATCGTTCTTACAAATTCTAAATATGTACCGAACAGAGTGCATATCCATTGATGATGTCTACCAAGAG GTAGCCTTGCTTTTTCGTGAACATCAAGATTTGATAGAGGAATTTGCACGTTTCCGACCTGATGCTGCCGAGGCGGTTCCCATGCAGCATGCTTTGGTCGGAAGAAAGTCATCTGGAAATTTAATACCTCTGGAAGAGAGGAGCTTGGCTATGCCCATAGTACGGCAAATTCATGGAGAAGAG AAAGACGGAGATGTGAATTGCCATGCTGATCGCGATCTCAGTGCTGACTGTCCCAATCTGGATAGTAAAGCAGTAGTGAAAGCTGAGAAGGAGCAGAGGAAACGCGAGCGGGATGGTAAAGAATTGGAGCATCACAGCAATAGGGAGGCAGATAATATGCAATGCTTCCCTCGCAGACAGATACTTGCTCGGAAGG AATCTCCAGGTAACAAAGGGCATCTGGCTGGACAAGTTAAGGTAGAGGATGGGGATAAAGACAGGGAGCATGAAAGAGATGATAGGCATAAGAATAGAAAGCGTGAAAAGGAGAGAGATAAAGGGTCGGAGCAGTTTGACAAAAATGGTGCTCAAGATTCTGCACATCCCAATGGTCATTTGGTCCCGAATGAAGAAAACTACATGGACAAACCAATCTGGGAACTTGACCTCTCAAACTGTCAGAGCTGTACCCCTAGTTATCGACTTCTTCCGAAGAAT TATCCAATGCCTGCAACTAGCCACCGAACAAAACTTGCGGCATCTGTACTGAATGACACTTGGGTGTCGGTGCCATCTGAAAGTGAGGACTGCTCTTTTAAAGACATGCCCAAAAACCCATTTGAAGAAAGCCTATCTAGATGTGAAGATGATAG GTTTGAGTTGGACATGTTGTTAGAGTCAGTTAATGTAACTACCAAGCATGTGGAAGAGTTGTTAGAAAAGATAAATGATAATACAATCAAGCCAGACAGTCAAATCCGCATCGAGGTCCTCTTTACTG CTCAAAATCTAAGGTGCATGGAACGATTATATGGTGATCATGGGCTGGATGTTCTGAATGTACTTCCTAAGAATATGAGTGCCGCATTGCCTGTTATATTAGCTCGCTTgaagcagaaacaagaagaattgTTAAAATGTCGTTCAGATTATAATAAGTTTTGGGCTGAAATTTATGCCAAGAACTATCACAAATCACTTGACCACTGTACTTCTAGTTGA
- the LOC131217485 gene encoding uncharacterized mitochondrial protein AtMg00810-like, whose protein sequence is MTLKEWWLAVKSFLKNRFEIKDLWIFRYFLGIEVARLKSRVVLSQRKYALDLLSETGMLGCKPATMPIDATTKHVSDDGTPLSNPGMYRRLVGQLIYLTITLSDLSYAMGVVTQFMHNPCITHLTAMYRILQYLKSVPRNGLLFQQHGHLHLLGYSDANCASSLHDRRSTSGYCTFVGGNLVTWKSKKQSVVARSSAEA, encoded by the coding sequence ATGACACTAAAGGAATGGTGGCTGGCTGTTAAATCTTTTCTCAAAAACCGCTTCGAAATCAAGGACCTATGGATTTTTCGGTACTTCTTGGGGATTGAAGTTGCTCGATTGAAATCGAGAGTAGTGCTCTCTCAAAGAAAATATGCTCTTGATTTGCTCTCAGAGACTGGGATGCTAGGCTGCAAACCTGCTACAATGCCTATAGATGCTACTACGAAACATGTCTCTGACGATGGTACTCCTCTCTCTAATCCTGGGATGTATCGTCGGTTGGTTGGTCAGCTTATTTATCTTACTATTACCCTGTCAGATCTATCTTATGCCATGGGGGTTGTTACTCAATTCATGCATAACCCTTGTATAACGCATCTGACGGCCATGTATCGGATTCTTCAGTATCTTAAGTCTGTTCCCAGGAATGGTCTACTTTTTCAGcagcatggtcatcttcatcttttggGTTACTCCGATGCTAACTGTGCTAGCAGTTTACATGATCGACGATCCACTTCTGGGTACTGTACGTTTGTAGGTGGCAATCTTGTCACCTGGAAGAGCAAGAAGCAATCAGTAGTTGCTCGATCGTCTGCCGAAGCTTAG